From the Candidozyma auris chromosome 2, complete sequence genome, the window AGATCCGCCattgtcattgaagaatctgGCGAGGTAAAAGAGTAGGCTACGGATAAGCTAAGGTCTAATGATCTTTTTACTGTATGCATTTGTAATGTAAAAGGACGTGATGATGAGGTGTAGATGTACAATTAAGTGAAACCCGGCTAGAGATGTCGTATTTCACGTCTGTGGTAATTGGTGgagctttttttctttccatGAGCAAGCCtgattcttttgaagctgcAAAGGGGCTCCTTAGATTGTCACCttctcatccttctccacCTTTGGAATCAAATCCTTGggcaatttcttcttcaactcagACAACTTGTCGTAGTCACCAGCCAAGATCCTTGCTACAACCAAGTCGTCTCTGTCTCTAACTTCCCTCTCGGACTTGCCCTCGTTCGACAAAAACTCCTTCGCCTTCTCTGTGTCGCCATGGAAGTACTCCTCCATGGCTCTCAAtctcaactccttctcagCCCACTCAGGACCCTCCGattgtctcttcttcatctgagCCGTGTACTTAGAGTATAAGAGGTAGATGAAGGCAGGTAACACAATGTAGAAGTAAGGCACTTCCCACCCCTCAGCCTTTTCCGTCTCTCTGACAACTCTCCATTTTAGCTCACCAGTAGTTTCATCCTTGTATGGGATCTTGTCAATAATTTTACCAGCATCTTTAGTGACAAATTggaagttcttcaagtcttgTGTATTGTCCTTGAACAACTCTAACTGTTCCTTGGGGATTCTAGGGAGAATGAAATTCCACTCAGAGTAATTCCGCTGGTAGTACAAATTCTGCAAATCAGCGATCGTCTTAAACTCACTGTCACTAGGCACTCTAGGCGATCCATCTGGGTTACTGTATATCTTGGTTACTGAAGGTAACGAGTCCAACTTGGACCTGATTTCCTGCTCCAAAGCATAGTTAAATTTTTGGGGCTTGTACTTGAACAAGCTGCCGAAGGGCACGCTGAAGTTGAATTTGACCATGTATGGATGAGTTCTGCCTTTTATGTCTTTGATCACCACACGTTAGCTCGTTGATATAAAGCGCTTTTCTATAATTTTTATTGGACCGTTTGTTCCATACAAAAATCTTTGCGCGTACTGCAGGTAAGAGATTGGTTTCCTCAAGGTGCCCGTACTTAGAAACGAAGAGCTAAACTCCTCAGATTTCGGGCTGAAGTGGAGTGAAAATTGAATAGAATGGATACGAAGGTCTACTCTACTATACTGCTTATAGCACGAAGTTCCAATTTAAGTGCTGTCTATTCTCACTCGCTCCAGGATGATGACACCTCTCTTATCCGGATTCTCAGGTaaatgaaaaattgcaaTTTTACAACGATTTTATGTGTGATATCCCTAAAGTCATTTTCTTGACACTCTCAATATCACATTAATATTACAATTGGCAATGAAAATTGCTGGGGAAGCAAAAATCACTGGGGTAGTATTCCGAATAAGAAAGGTGCGAGATACAAACTGCAACCTACTCACACACCTGACGAACAGAAATACAGTGATTAAGAGCTGAGTCCTTAAATTACCAAACATCTGGGTGATAGAAGCCCTTGGACCTTTCACTTCTCATATTCGTAGCAAACTGTCGGTGACAGTTTCATCTTTATGACTGTTCCATGTAATCCCTGACTTCAGGAGCTCTTTTCCCACTTATAGAAGCCCTTGACAGAAAGATTAGAGCTGTACTGTAACATATCCAATGAATTTCATTACCTCATTACTTTCGTTCTTCTGAACCACCTCATTTTAATCAACCTTCGTGGATCCAAATTGCTCAAATCCCATGGCCCTGGCCATCTCTGAGTTCTCCTCCCCTTCTCGTCCATTTTGcccttccttttttttaagTCTCTTCTCCCTCCTTTTGGTAGCCCGTTTCTTCATGAATTCTGCTCGTTTTCGTACCCTTTCTTGTATAGAATCGACTGCACTCGAAGCAGCTCTATCTCGGAGCTTCTTAGCcacaagagcttcaattGTCTGTGAAACCTCTTCCGGAGTAGCATGTCGTATTCCATTCACAATCTCGTCTCCCTCGCCAGACCCAGATAACTTAGCTAGCTCCCGAGCCTTTCTCGCATGCTGAGGCGAGTTGATATGGTCCACAAGCGCTAGGGTATCACGAAAGGATAAATCGCAAACAGGACAAGTGAACCCAAAACGCcttcttccaaaattgGTTTCGGGATCTGCTATCAaagttctcttcttgacttgTGCTATCAGCTCACTTAGAAGCTCTGCTCGATGTTGTAGATGATCCTGTCCGAGTCTAAGCGCAGCAGCTTTTGCCAGTTCAGAAGCCTCgtttctcttttgtctCTTCGCTTCTGCCTCATATGCTTCCACATTCCACGTTTTTCGACCATACTGGTCTTTGGAGGTCTTATCGCTCATATCAAAGAGGAGTTGCAAACTTAGACCATACATCGCGAAGTGCGACCTACTACTAGAGATCTACTAGCACAGAATGAGTAAGGACATTGCATCGATGTTGGGAGGATCAAGGGTggtcaaaaagaaaatcgaaaaaaagaaattggagAACTTAGCTCCACTGGCCACTCAATCGTTCTCAGCACGATGGAAGGTCTATGGGTCCCACTGTATCACCAACTTCCCCAGGACGGACGCTTTCAAGGACTACGTTGTACAGCAATTGGGGCAGGACACTAAGAAATTGAGGCTAGCTACCTTTGACCTAGATGGTACGCTAACGCAAACCAAAACTGGCGGCTCGTTTGCTCGTGGTCCTGGCGACTGGCGCTGGTTCAGTGAGGTCACTAAGAGCAAGGTGATTCAGGAAattattgagaagaagttcattcTAGTAATTTTCACTAACCAGGGAGGTGTTATCGCATCCGAAGACGATAAGTCTTCGAAATCGTAcctcaacttcaaagagaGAGTAAATCAAGTGGTGACATCTCTCGGGAAGGAAGTGCCCTATCCATTGGTAGTAGCAGCGCCAAAGCGGCCAAAGGGTAAACAGAAGGTGATAAGCTCAGAGGCAGATCATGAGAGGATGCGCAAGCCTGCAACTGGAATGTTTGAGACTGTTTGTGAGTACTTTGAGGAtgtttttggtgatgtggTCACTATAGACAAATTGGAATCCTTTTATGTGGGGGACGCCGCTGGAAGAGACCAAGATTTTCTGGATTCGGATAAGAAGTTTGCTGAAGCTATTGGGTTGCCCTTTTACACGCCCGAGGAATTCTACGACAAGTGATTGTATGCATCTATTGACAAGTGACTGTACAATTTTATTTACAAGGATGTGGTGACGTTCACCTATTTGTCTTGCTTGAACTTCTGCACTTTATGCACCATATCGAAGTAACCGACGACGTTGTTGACATTTCTGAGCTTTTCATGGTCTAGGCTATTTTGCAACACATCTTCGTTGTCTGGTACCAAGCATGCGTGGATATCAGATATGTCGTTTTCAAATTTGATAGCCTCATCAGTCGTTTGTGGGTAATTGACCAACACAATATCGGTGTCATATTGACCCTTGGTAGTGTTCATGTAAAGATGAACTTCATTCTTTACCAAAGCTGTGAGCAATCCCTTTGGAACAGACCTTCCTGATGATCTGATGTCCTCGATCAAGAATGAGTACTTACCCTCCTGCTCGACTTCCTTGTCCATGAGCTCTTCGGTGTCAATCACCTTAATCTCCCTtccttgttgaccaagCTTATCCAACGACTCGACAAGAGTGCTTTTTGACAGGGTGAATGGAACAGCATAGAAGTGGTATTGATCTCTCTTTTCTGGAGGAATCAACTTGACACGTCTTCTCAAGCCTGTTCTTTTCTCGTACTCCTGGAACTCTCTTTCAGAAAAAGACGTTTGCggagctttcttcttgtccaTTCTTTGGGTGACCAAATGCAACAACCCATAAGACGCAAGCACAACCACGAAAAGGTACCTCAACTTTGGGCCCTGATCAGGACTACGAACATTTCTCTTGGGAACGGAAGAATACCGGCGCCATGATAGGCAATTTTGACCAAAAGCAGGGGCCCGAGCTCTGAAAGTCAAATGTCTGAACATTGAGAGTGGTAGCAAGTCTCTGGTGAAAGTTGAAGTCGCACCATGTTCCCGCTCGTTAAGATAAAGAGGCTCGAGGCACGTGATGACACACCCACAAAGCCTTGTTACATTGTTTTGGCAAGGTCGGCCACCTCGACATCCTGATCAACCATTTTACTCATCAATGGCCATCACAGAGCCAACTTTCGCTAATTAGTTGAAACCAGGCTTTGGGGTTCCTCCCCATACAATTGAAAGAATCCTGCACAAACTAACGCTGTATCGCATTTTTTCACTATTTCCACTTACCGTGAAGGTTTCTTCTATCTCACACATCCATAAAAACCTCATAATTCAACATCTACCTATAGGCCATGTCCTTGGTTAGTCTAGCTAACTTTTGTGCTCATTTGAAGAACTGCACCAATGTCAACATTGGCCTCACGTCGGTGCCCTTGTCAAGATTACACCTACAAGTCGCCATGAACTTATATAAAGAAGGATTCATATCCTCTGTACAAAAGGGATCCACCGTTGGGCCAGATAAGAAGCCCGTGGACGTTACGCCCGACAATATTGCCACTCGCCGTTTGTGGCTCGGCTTGAAATACAGAGATAATCGCCCTGTGATCAGAGATCTCCAATTGGTGTCTAAACCAGGAAGAAAGGTCAATTTGAGTTTGACGGAAGTGAAGGCTTTGGCTTCGGGATTCCCTGTAAGATTTATCAAGCCTCTTCAACCTGCTGAATGTATATTTTTAAAGACCCCAGACAACGAAGTGGTTGAAATTCAAGAGGCTGCTAAGAGGGATTTGCATGGGTTGGCCTTGTGCAGAGTGAAATAGACAAATAATTTTACTGTAAATAGAAACGGAGAAATGTGCATTAGAAATTTTTTagtttttttcttctttgtaaGTCATCAGAGTGCAACTTTGGGCGGGAATCCTTGAGAGGTCCATGAGGTCATAT encodes:
- a CDS encoding polynucleotide 3'-phosphatase translates to MSKDIASMLGGSRVVKKKIEKKKLENLAPSATQSFSARWKVYGSHCITNFPRTDAFKDYVVQQLGQDTKKLRLATFDLDGTLTQTKTGGSFARGPGDWRWFSEVTKSKVIQEIIEKKFILVIFTNQGGVIASEDDKSSKSYLNFKERVNQVVTSLGKEVPYPLVVAAPKRPKGKQKVISSEADHERMRKPATGMFETVCEYFEDVFGDVVTIDKLESFYVGDAAGRDQDFSDSDKKFAEAIGLPFYTPEEFYDK
- a CDS encoding mitochondrial 37S ribosomal protein MRPS8, with product MSLVSLANFCAHLKNCTNVNIGLTSVPLSRLHLQVAMNLYKEGFISSVQKGSTVGPDKKPVDVTPDNIATRRLWLGLKYRDNRPVIRDLQLVSKPGRKVNLSLTEVKALASGFPVRFIKPLQPAECIFLKTPDNEVVEIQEAAKRDLHGLALCRVK
- a CDS encoding U4/U6-U5 snRNP complex subunit SNU23; the protein is MYGLSLQLLFDMSDKTSKDQYGRKTWNVEAYEAEAKRQKRNEASESAKAAALRLGQDHLQHRAELLSESIAQVKKRTLIADPETNFGRRRFGFTCPVCDLSFRDTLALVDHINSPQHARKARELAKLSGSGEGDEIVNGIRHATPEEVSQTIEALVAKKLRDRAASSAVDSIQERVRKRAEFMKKRATKRREKRLKKKEGQNGREGEENSEMARAMGFEQFGSTKVD